From one Triticum aestivum cultivar Chinese Spring chromosome 4B, IWGSC CS RefSeq v2.1, whole genome shotgun sequence genomic stretch:
- the LOC123091375 gene encoding uncharacterized protein, producing MQSHHQSITATQAEPTQRSSEKLKKSEGNMVLGMNCFGAPEAASKVSPAGRRLGGEGAEAKEQKAAAKEEAAVNRAVGEANEMGADQVKAAGKEVHKKKRSGAPIVMHHFPFHSRPGLL from the coding sequence ATGCAGAGCCACCACCAGAGCATCACAGCAACACAAGCTGAGCCTACGCAAAGATCGAGCGAGAAACTAAAAAAAAGCGAGGGAAATATGGTGCTGGGCATGAACTGCTTCGGCGCCCCTGAAGCCGCAAGCAAGGTGTCGCCGGCGGGCAGGCGGCTCGGCGGAGAGGGAGCAGAGGCCAAGGAGCAGAAAGCGGCGGCGAAAGAGGAGGCCGCAGTGAACCGTGCCGTCGGCGAGGCGAATGAGATGGGAGCCGATCAGGTGAAGGCTGCGGGGAAGGAGGTGCACAAGAAGAAGAGGAGCGGGGCTCCAATAGTGATGCACCACTTTCCCTTCCATTCTCGTCCCGGGCTGCTCTGA
- the LOC123091374 gene encoding alcohol dehydrogenase 1 has protein sequence MATAGKVIKCKAAVAWEAGKPLSMEEVEVAPPQAMEVRVKILFTSLCHTDVYFWEAKGQTPMFPRIFGHEAGGIVESVGEGVTELAPGDHVLPVFTGECKECPHCKSAESNMCDLLRINTDRGVMIGDGKSRFSIDGKPIYHFVGTSTFSEYTVMHVGCVAKINPEAPLDKVCVLSCGISTGLGASINVAKPPKGSTVAIFGLGAVGLAAAEGARIAGASRIIGIDLNASRFEEARKFGCTEFVNPKDHSKPVQEVLAEMTNGGVDRSVECTGNVNAMIQAFECVHDGWGVAVLVGVPHKDAEFKTHPMNFLNERTLKGTFFGNFKPRTDLPNVVEMYMRKELEVEKFITHSVPFSEINKAFDLMAKGEGIRCIIRMEN, from the exons ATGGCGACGGCCGGGAAGGTGATCAAGTGCAAAG CCGCGGTGGCATGGGAGGCGGGGAAGCCGCTGTccatggaggaggtggaggtggcgccGCCGCAGGCCATGGAGGTGCGCGTCAAGATCCTCTTCACCTCCCTCTGCCACACCGACGTCTACTTCTGGGAGGCCAAG GGGCAGACCCCCATGTTCCCTCGGATCTTCGGTCATGAAGCTGGAGG CATAGTGGAGAGTGTTGGAGAGGGTGTGACTGAGCTTGCCCCTGGTGACCATGTCCTTCCTGTGTTCACTGGGGAGTGTAAGGAATGCCCACATTGCAAGTCTGCGGAGAGCAACATGTGTGATCTGCTCAGGATCAACACCGACAGAGGTGTCATGATCGGGGATGGCAAGTCACGCTTCTCTATTGACGGGAAGCCGATTTACCATTTCGTAGGGACTTCCACCTTCAGTGAGTATACTGTCATGCATGTTGGTTGTGTTGCCAAGATCAACCCTGAGGCCCCCCTTGATAAAGTCTGTGTTCTTAGCTGTGGTATTTCCACTG GTCTTGGTGCATCCATTAATGTTGCAAAACCACCAAAGGGTTCGACAGTGGCGATATTTGGGCTAGGAGCTGTTGGCCTTGCT GCTGCAGAAGGTGCAAGGATTGCAGGTGCATCTAGGATCATTGGTATTGACTTGAACGCCAGCAGATTTGAAGAAG CTAGAAAATTTGGCTGCACGGAATTTGTGAACCCGAAAGATCACAGCAAGCCAGTTCAGGAG GTGCTCGCTGAGATGACAAATGGTGGAGTTGACCGCAGTGTTGAGTGCACGGGCAACGTCAATGCTATGATACAAGCATTTGAATGTGTCCATGAT GGCTGGGGTGTTGCTGTGCTGGTGGGTGTGCCGCACAAGGACGCCGAATTCAAGACCCACCCGATGAACTTCCTGAACGAGAGGACTCTCAAGGGCACCTTCTTCGGAAACTTCAAGCCGCGCACCGACCTGCCCAATGTCGTGGAGATGTACATGAGAAAG GAGCTGGAGGTGGAGAAGTTCATCACACACAGCGTGCCGTTCTCGGAGATCAACAAGGCGTTCGACCTCATGGCGAAGGGCGAGGGCATCCGCTGCATCATCCGCATGGAGAACTAG
- the LOC123094602 gene encoding uncharacterized protein codes for MVWSTSKQQGGDQEEPKQHKMVKEVKKSETPIFTYQLPFHSLSLNKVKNIEVDRLRLSFTTAKNSTLVPVDSGSDEESDEDQGCSDIDDTVNSIGGQMTVDKPMDEGLDRICSGLHAIPRKNKARSAKKRSHKLSSRKFYKIFS; via the coding sequence ATGGTGTGGTCTACGAGCAAGCAACAAGGAGGAGATCAAGAAGAACCCAAGCAGCACAAAATGGTAAAAGAGGTGAAGAAGAGTGAGACACCCATCTTCACGTATCAGCTCCCCTTCCATTCTCTTTCCCTTAACAAAGTCAAGAACATCGAGGTCGACCGCTTGAGGCTGTCCTTCACGACGGCGAAAAACTCTACGCTGGTCCCCGTTGATTCCGGTTCTGATGAAGAGAGTGACGAAGATCAAGGCTGTTCGGACATCGACGACACTGTAAACAGTATAGGTGGACAAATGACCGTCGATAAGCCTATGGACGAAGGGTTAGATCGCATCTGTAGTGGTCTGCATGCTATTCCCAGGAAAAATAAAGCAAGATCGGCCAAGAAAAGATCCCATAAGCTCAGCTCTAGGAAGTTCTACAAAATATTCAGCTGA